A single region of the Chitinophaga niabensis genome encodes:
- a CDS encoding S9 family peptidase: MKKILLSFAGLFLSTLTYAQTLTVEKIMRDPKWIGTSPDNLKWSADGKTVYFNWNPEKAMADSLYSITLSKHTPVKTNAADRVLINARSFGQYNKAHTQLVYTYYGDIYLREVATGKETRITNTAETETQADFAMQDTRILFRRNRNLFTWDIKTGLIEQFTDFVQGAKPLERKEKLSAQDQFLKNQQLELMQVLKDKKAKADAAAAYTKSLPKVPQMRTLYLEDKSLGEVVLSPDGRFVVYRLNDEPPGEKTTIVPNYVTETGYTTDIRSRSKVGAPWGSFESFVYDREKDTVIAIKTAGIPGITDKPDYAKQDTAKAKNRGVIISGPYWSEKGTYAVVDINSQDNKDRWIMLLDAANGTLRLLDRQRDEAWIGGPGVGWGNIGWVDEQTIWFQSEATGYSHLYTMNVASNKKQALTSGNYEVQDVTLSHNKQYFYLLTNEVHPGEKQYYRLPVTGGKAERITSMPGAHTVTLSPDEKWIAYRYSTSNKPWEMYLQENKAGAKPVQITQLAQSEEFKAYPWREANVITFKARDNEMVHARLYTPETAKRNGAAVIFVHGAGYLQNAHKWWSQYFREYMFHNLLTDLGYTVLDIDYRGSAGYGRNWRTGIYRYMGGKDLTDQVDGAKFLAQNYGVDPKRVGIYGGSYGGFITLMAMFTTPDDFAAGAALRSVTDWAHYNHGYTSNILNEPFTDSIAYRKSSPIYYAEGLKGHLLMCHGMVDTNVHFQDIVRLSQRLIELGKNNWELAVYPIEDHGFTEPASWTDEYKRILGLFEKVLQRR, translated from the coding sequence ATGAAAAAAATACTGCTCTCCTTCGCTGGCCTGTTCTTATCAACCCTTACTTACGCACAAACCCTTACTGTAGAGAAGATCATGCGCGATCCCAAATGGATCGGTACCTCTCCGGATAATTTAAAATGGAGTGCGGATGGTAAAACCGTATACTTTAACTGGAACCCGGAAAAAGCAATGGCAGATTCGCTTTATTCCATCACCCTCAGCAAACATACACCGGTAAAGACCAACGCGGCAGACAGGGTACTGATCAATGCCAGGAGTTTTGGACAGTATAATAAAGCACACACCCAACTCGTCTATACTTATTACGGAGACATCTACCTTCGGGAGGTGGCCACCGGAAAAGAAACACGCATCACCAATACCGCAGAAACAGAAACACAGGCAGACTTTGCCATGCAGGATACCCGCATCCTCTTCCGCCGTAACCGCAACCTTTTCACCTGGGATATTAAAACAGGTTTGATTGAACAGTTCACGGATTTTGTGCAGGGCGCCAAACCATTGGAAAGAAAAGAAAAGCTGAGTGCGCAGGACCAGTTCCTGAAGAACCAGCAATTGGAATTAATGCAGGTGCTGAAGGATAAAAAAGCAAAAGCAGATGCTGCGGCAGCATATACCAAAAGCCTTCCTAAAGTGCCGCAAATGCGTACGCTCTACCTGGAAGACAAATCGCTGGGAGAAGTGGTATTAAGTCCTGACGGCCGTTTTGTAGTGTACCGTTTAAATGATGAACCGCCAGGAGAGAAAACCACCATCGTTCCCAACTATGTAACAGAAACAGGCTATACTACGGATATCAGGAGCCGCAGCAAAGTAGGCGCTCCCTGGGGAAGTTTTGAATCCTTTGTGTACGACAGGGAAAAGGACACGGTGATCGCCATTAAAACGGCCGGCATTCCGGGCATTACAGACAAGCCTGATTATGCAAAACAGGATACGGCCAAAGCCAAAAACCGCGGTGTGATCATCAGCGGCCCTTACTGGTCAGAGAAAGGAACTTATGCTGTAGTGGACATTAATTCACAGGATAACAAAGACCGCTGGATCATGTTACTGGATGCCGCTAACGGTACACTCCGTTTGCTGGACCGCCAGCGGGATGAAGCATGGATAGGTGGCCCCGGCGTAGGTTGGGGAAATATCGGCTGGGTAGATGAACAAACCATCTGGTTCCAGAGTGAAGCAACCGGTTATTCCCATCTCTACACCATGAATGTAGCCAGCAATAAAAAGCAGGCTTTAACCAGCGGGAACTATGAAGTACAGGATGTAACCTTATCTCATAACAAACAATACTTCTACCTGCTCACCAATGAAGTGCATCCCGGTGAAAAGCAATATTACCGTTTGCCGGTAACCGGCGGTAAAGCAGAACGCATTACCAGCATGCCCGGCGCACATACCGTTACACTTTCCCCGGATGAAAAATGGATCGCTTACCGTTATTCCACTTCCAACAAACCCTGGGAAATGTACCTCCAGGAAAATAAAGCAGGTGCCAAACCGGTACAGATCACACAGCTGGCCCAATCAGAAGAATTTAAAGCTTATCCCTGGAGGGAAGCCAACGTGATCACCTTCAAAGCACGTGACAATGAAATGGTGCATGCCCGGCTGTATACTCCTGAAACTGCCAAACGCAATGGCGCCGCCGTGATCTTTGTACATGGCGCAGGTTATCTGCAGAATGCGCATAAATGGTGGAGCCAATATTTCAGGGAATATATGTTCCATAATCTTTTAACAGACCTTGGTTATACCGTACTGGATATAGATTACCGTGGCAGTGCAGGTTATGGCCGGAACTGGCGTACCGGCATTTACCGCTATATGGGTGGAAAGGACCTTACAGACCAGGTGGATGGCGCTAAATTCCTGGCACAAAACTATGGCGTAGACCCTAAACGTGTGGGGATCTATGGCGGCAGTTACGGCGGATTTATTACTCTCATGGCCATGTTCACCACACCGGATGATTTTGCCGCCGGAGCAGCACTCCGTTCTGTTACAGACTGGGCGCATTATAATCACGGTTATACTTCAAACATCCTCAACGAACCTTTTACTGATAGTATCGCTTACCGGAAGTCTTCCCCCATTTATTATGCAGAAGGGTTAAAGGGGCATTTGCTGATGTGCCATGGCATGGTGGATACCAATGTGCATTTCCAGGATATTGTACGCCTCAGCCAGCGCCTCATAGAACTCGGCAAAAACAACTGGGAACTGGCCGTATACCCAATTGAAGATCACGGCTTTACAGAGCCTGCCAGCTGGACGGATGAGTACAAACGTATACTGGGCCTGTTCGAGAAAGTGTTGCAGCGGCGCTAA
- a CDS encoding bestrophin family protein, giving the protein MINYNPREWFTFIFRIHQADTVKKLVPMFIALAIYSAGIAWLELEVFKLSEKDHIRNITAMHGLLGFVISLLLVFRTNTAYDRWWEGRRQWGALVNSSRNLAIKLQSMLPTGHLARRYFSHMIPNYAMALKDHLRGEFHPHKLEGLTQEELSHLHSGEHIPNQIATMIMSKANELYRQQVITGDQLIVLNNQLESFTDICGACERIKNTPIPFSYSVFLKKFIFFYVMTLPMGYVFGLGYLVIPMVVFIFYVLASLELIAEEIEDPFGKDANDLPTETIAGNIRKHVQEIL; this is encoded by the coding sequence ATGATCAATTATAATCCCCGGGAGTGGTTCACATTCATCTTCCGCATCCATCAGGCAGACACGGTTAAGAAGCTGGTGCCGATGTTTATAGCCCTTGCCATTTACTCAGCCGGCATAGCATGGCTGGAACTGGAGGTCTTTAAATTATCTGAAAAAGATCACATCAGGAATATAACAGCCATGCATGGCTTGCTGGGTTTTGTGATATCATTGCTGTTGGTGTTCCGCACCAATACAGCCTATGACCGTTGGTGGGAAGGCCGCAGGCAATGGGGTGCATTGGTGAACTCCAGCCGTAACCTGGCTATTAAACTACAAAGCATGTTACCTACGGGCCACCTTGCCAGGAGGTACTTTTCCCATATGATCCCTAACTATGCCATGGCCCTTAAAGATCACCTGCGCGGGGAATTCCATCCACACAAACTGGAAGGTTTAACACAGGAAGAATTAAGCCATCTGCATTCAGGGGAACATATTCCTAACCAGATAGCCACCATGATCATGTCAAAGGCCAATGAACTGTACCGCCAGCAGGTGATCACCGGAGATCAGCTGATTGTATTGAACAACCAGCTGGAATCCTTTACGGATATCTGCGGTGCCTGCGAAAGGATCAAGAACACCCCTATCCCCTTTTCCTATAGTGTGTTCCTGAAAAAGTTCATCTTCTTTTATGTGATGACCCTTCCCATGGGATATGTATTCGGATTAGGTTACCTGGTGATCCCCATGGTGGTGTTCATTTTCTATGTACTGGCGAGTTTGGAGCTGATTGCAGAAGAAATTGAAGACCCCTTTGGCAAAGATGCCAACGACCTGCCAACAGAGACTATTGCGGGCAATATCCGCAAGCATGTGCAGGAGATACTGTAA
- the glmS gene encoding glutamine--fructose-6-phosphate transaminase (isomerizing) → MCGIVAYIGHREAYPVVIKGLKRLEYRGYDSTGVALLNGGSLKVYKKKGKVAELEDYITGKDLKSHIAIGHTRWATHGEPSDRNAHPQMSGDGKLAMVHNGIIENYAQLKQELLNKGHQFTSDTDTEVLIHFIQEIKKSNQCSTEEALRIALKRVVGAYVILIVDEDNPDTLIAARKGSPLVIGVGKGEHFLASDASPIIEYTKEVVYVNDYEIAILKADELILKNISNEIQTPYIQKLDMELAAIEKGGYDHFMLKEVFEQPQTIFDSLRGRLDAKAGQLTLGGLREHMDLLKDANRIIIVACGTSWHAGLVAEYMIEELCRIPVEVEYASEFRYRNPVVGKGDVIIAVSQSGETADTLVAMESAKEKGAIILGVCNVVGSSIARLSNGGVYTHAGPEIGVASTKAFTAQLAVLCLIGLKIAEAKGTITAQRFQHLLDELEGVPDKVAIALKLNDQTKAIANKYKDARDFLYLGRGYNFPIALEGALKLKEISYIHAEGYPAAEMKHGPIALVDENLPVVFVATKDRYYDKVVSNIQEIKARKGKVIAVITEGDQIISGMADDVIVVPEADELVAPIISVIPLQLLAYHIGVLKGLDVDKPRNLAKSVTVE, encoded by the coding sequence ATGTGTGGAATTGTTGCATACATAGGTCACCGGGAAGCGTATCCGGTAGTTATCAAAGGCCTGAAACGTCTTGAATACCGTGGATACGATAGTACAGGCGTTGCTTTATTGAACGGTGGAAGTCTGAAAGTATATAAGAAGAAAGGAAAAGTAGCCGAACTGGAAGATTATATTACCGGTAAAGACCTCAAAAGCCATATCGCGATAGGCCACACCCGCTGGGCCACGCATGGAGAACCAAGTGACAGGAATGCACATCCTCAAATGTCCGGCGATGGTAAATTAGCCATGGTGCATAACGGGATCATAGAAAACTATGCCCAGCTGAAACAGGAACTGCTGAACAAAGGGCATCAGTTCACCAGCGATACAGATACGGAAGTATTGATCCACTTTATCCAGGAGATTAAAAAAAGCAATCAATGCAGCACGGAAGAAGCCCTCAGGATAGCCCTGAAAAGAGTAGTGGGCGCTTATGTGATCCTCATTGTGGATGAAGATAATCCGGATACCCTGATCGCAGCCCGGAAAGGCAGCCCGCTGGTGATAGGCGTTGGCAAAGGAGAACACTTCCTCGCATCAGACGCTTCCCCCATCATTGAATACACAAAAGAAGTTGTGTATGTGAACGACTATGAAATAGCGATCCTTAAAGCAGACGAACTCATCCTCAAAAATATTTCCAACGAAATACAAACACCCTATATACAGAAGCTGGACATGGAACTGGCCGCCATTGAGAAAGGCGGTTACGACCACTTCATGCTGAAAGAAGTGTTTGAACAACCACAAACCATCTTTGACAGTTTACGCGGACGCCTGGATGCAAAAGCGGGCCAGCTTACACTGGGTGGACTTCGTGAACACATGGACCTCCTGAAGGATGCCAACCGCATTATTATTGTAGCATGTGGTACCTCCTGGCATGCAGGGCTGGTAGCAGAATACATGATAGAAGAATTATGCCGCATTCCCGTGGAAGTGGAATACGCTTCTGAATTCCGTTACCGCAATCCTGTTGTAGGAAAAGGTGATGTGATCATTGCCGTTTCACAATCCGGGGAAACAGCAGACACCCTCGTTGCCATGGAAAGCGCTAAAGAAAAAGGTGCTATCATCCTGGGCGTATGTAACGTGGTTGGCTCTTCTATCGCCCGGTTGTCCAACGGCGGCGTATATACGCATGCAGGGCCGGAAATAGGCGTAGCCAGCACAAAAGCGTTCACTGCACAGCTTGCGGTATTATGCCTTATAGGCCTTAAGATAGCAGAAGCAAAAGGTACCATCACCGCACAACGTTTCCAGCACCTGCTGGATGAACTGGAAGGCGTACCGGATAAAGTAGCCATTGCGCTCAAACTGAATGATCAGACCAAAGCTATCGCCAATAAATACAAAGATGCACGCGACTTCCTTTACCTGGGCCGTGGATACAACTTCCCCATTGCACTGGAAGGCGCGCTCAAGCTGAAGGAAATATCTTATATCCACGCAGAAGGTTATCCTGCCGCCGAAATGAAACACGGGCCTATTGCCCTGGTGGACGAGAACCTGCCTGTAGTATTTGTAGCTACCAAAGACCGTTACTACGACAAAGTAGTATCCAATATACAAGAGATCAAAGCACGTAAAGGAAAAGTGATCGCCGTTATCACGGAAGGCGATCAGATCATTTCCGGTATGGCAGATGATGTGATCGTGGTTCCGGAAGCAGATGAACTGGTAGCACCTATTATTTCCGTGATCCCCCTCCAATTACTGGCTTATCACATTGGTGTATTAAAAGGCCTGGATGTAGACAAACCAAGGAACCTGGCCAAGTCTGTAACTGTAGAATAA
- a CDS encoding SET domain-containing protein translates to MIKPYLYVNKTKEKGRGVFTKEAIPAGTQIEVSPVLVLSGNDTSIVDKTKLHNYIFLWGARETRSCIALGFCSIYNHAYEPNCEYEMDFDAETMAIRTRRDIKKGEELSINYNGDIEDKSPVWFDVKRK, encoded by the coding sequence ATGATCAAGCCGTATTTATACGTTAATAAGACCAAAGAGAAAGGCCGTGGTGTTTTCACCAAAGAAGCCATTCCAGCCGGAACACAAATAGAGGTTTCTCCTGTACTTGTACTGTCCGGTAACGATACATCGATAGTGGACAAAACTAAACTGCACAACTACATCTTCCTTTGGGGAGCAAGAGAAACACGCTCATGTATTGCTTTAGGTTTCTGTTCTATCTACAACCACGCCTACGAGCCTAATTGCGAATACGAGATGGATTTTGATGCCGAAACAATGGCCATCAGAACCCGCCGTGATATCAAAAAGGGCGAGGAACTCTCCATCAACTACAATGGAGATATCGAAGACAAATCACCTGTTTGGTTCGACGTAAAACGTAAATAA
- a CDS encoding TraB/GumN family protein, with the protein MNQLKRSVLVCVLLVTGSVAAAQHKQANNKKYQGLLWEITGKNMPKPSYLFGTMHVSNKLAFHLSDSFYHCIKNADIVSLETDPQQLQEDFSKSNMLRLSSRYMNELAGNGSMSKDAFTIGAYGDLIRTGLTYRPEMINHLLYRSFAAQEDFEEDTFLDMYIYQVGKKMGKRATGVESFEESERLMLEAYRDAAKDKKQKKVNRDAENPLDSRNKLNDAYRRGDLDMLDSISSNQYTSPAFMEKFLYKRNENMFRVIDSIIRINSLFAGVGAAHLPGDRGLIYMLRKAGYTVRPVVFNNRDSEQKDQLEKVKAPVVFQTYTSEDGWIQVDVPGKLFNFSGLTMLNQLQYADLANGAYYLVSRIKTNALSLGQSEADVSLKIDSLLYENIPGKIITKKAISNNGYKGFDIRNRTRRGDMQRYNIFVTPFEVFIFKISGNGEYVEGEEGDRFFASIKLKTLQSGAWVNYHSPGNTFSVKMPHTPVFANNITLRSLSKRQEYEALDKQTGNSYLVMRKTIPDYSVLEEDTVELGFAEESFQQSQFIKQQKSRKFMTWQGYTCLEIVNQHTDNSFSQTRILLQGPHYFILSAHYRNDKKALSDFFQSFVPANPVYNTAQAYTDTSLYFSVKTPVIPKDDDALMEAFSGAGSTEENTDHAYKVKNKTFRSDSTGEEVKVVFQKFNRYYSTKDSAQFWGREIDNLTDQGDLVIHSKKYERLPGWESTLLQMRDTNSTRNFYCKVFVRNGAQYTLSAVTDNIKGPSSFITSFFDTFTPGDTVFGKSIYLSKAPEFFADFNSKDSTTRQQAKSSISTVHYKDEHAPELIRLIKSWGAGEKNYLEVKNDLIAELGYISHPEILPFLESAYLAANDTASLQRNILESLLKQQTMEADKVFSNLVLKEIPIFSNEDNIYAMLSPLRDSLQLSKSLFPDLLQLTALTDYKEPVYSLLATMLDSNVIQPSLYEHHISQIAFDARIALQKEIADEQEQIDEDDDNDIESRFHPNNVLHEYAVLLLPYRNTNKNAERFFSRYESTKNPLQQILLAQLYLRHKLPVADSLLQQIAAQEKYRVALWEALEEIQQLDKFPKAYKKQESIARSVLYGMVDYNTRIDSIVLLGKQHTTHRFKKGNVYLYKYKQKEEDTWYLGISGLQPEDEKQSSSNESLTQLTDIRYDADRSVPEQFIKVIRQVKYKNRYRWDNDMNLGAMLNAN; encoded by the coding sequence ATGAACCAATTGAAAAGAAGTGTACTGGTATGTGTGCTGTTAGTGACAGGCTCTGTTGCAGCTGCTCAGCATAAACAGGCGAATAATAAGAAATACCAGGGTTTATTATGGGAGATCACCGGCAAGAACATGCCGAAGCCTTCCTACCTCTTTGGTACCATGCACGTAAGCAATAAGCTGGCATTCCATCTCAGCGATTCTTTCTATCACTGTATCAAGAACGCTGATATCGTTTCTTTGGAAACAGATCCGCAGCAATTGCAGGAAGACTTTTCCAAAAGCAATATGTTACGCCTCAGTTCCCGCTATATGAATGAATTGGCCGGGAATGGCAGTATGAGCAAAGATGCCTTCACCATTGGCGCCTATGGGGATCTGATCAGGACCGGCCTTACTTACCGGCCTGAAATGATCAATCACCTGCTCTACCGCTCTTTTGCTGCACAGGAAGATTTTGAGGAAGATACTTTCCTGGATATGTACATCTACCAGGTAGGTAAAAAAATGGGCAAACGTGCAACCGGCGTGGAAAGCTTTGAAGAGTCCGAACGCCTGATGCTGGAAGCATACAGGGATGCGGCGAAAGACAAAAAGCAAAAAAAGGTGAACAGGGATGCAGAAAATCCCCTGGACTCAAGGAATAAACTGAATGATGCCTACCGCCGCGGAGACCTGGATATGCTGGATTCCATTTCCAGCAATCAATACACCTCTCCTGCTTTCATGGAAAAATTCCTTTACAAACGGAACGAAAACATGTTCCGGGTGATCGATTCCATTATCCGTATCAATAGCCTGTTTGCCGGTGTAGGCGCAGCACACCTTCCCGGAGACCGCGGCCTGATCTATATGTTACGTAAAGCCGGTTATACTGTACGCCCGGTTGTGTTCAACAATCGCGACAGTGAACAAAAGGACCAGCTGGAGAAAGTAAAGGCCCCGGTAGTATTTCAAACCTATACTTCAGAAGACGGATGGATCCAGGTAGATGTACCCGGCAAACTTTTCAACTTCAGCGGCCTGACCATGTTGAACCAGTTACAGTATGCAGACCTGGCCAATGGCGCCTATTACCTGGTGAGCCGCATCAAGACCAACGCATTGAGCCTCGGGCAAAGTGAAGCAGATGTATCCCTGAAAATAGACAGTCTTTTATACGAGAACATTCCCGGTAAGATCATCACTAAAAAAGCGATCAGCAATAACGGTTATAAAGGTTTTGATATCCGTAACCGCACACGGCGGGGTGATATGCAGCGGTACAACATCTTTGTTACACCTTTTGAAGTGTTCATCTTCAAGATCAGTGGTAACGGGGAATATGTGGAAGGAGAAGAAGGTGACCGTTTCTTTGCCTCCATCAAATTAAAAACATTACAAAGCGGCGCGTGGGTCAATTACCACTCCCCAGGTAATACCTTTTCTGTAAAAATGCCCCATACACCTGTATTCGCCAATAATATCACCCTTCGTTCCCTCAGCAAACGGCAGGAGTACGAAGCTTTAGATAAACAAACCGGCAACAGTTACCTGGTGATGCGTAAAACCATCCCCGATTATTCCGTACTGGAAGAAGATACCGTAGAGCTGGGTTTTGCAGAAGAAAGTTTTCAGCAGTCACAATTCATCAAACAGCAAAAGAGCAGGAAATTCATGACCTGGCAGGGTTACACCTGTCTTGAAATAGTGAACCAGCATACAGATAACAGCTTCTCCCAAACACGCATCCTGTTGCAGGGGCCACATTACTTCATCCTGTCTGCCCATTACAGGAATGATAAGAAAGCCTTATCCGATTTCTTTCAATCTTTTGTGCCTGCAAACCCTGTTTACAACACGGCACAAGCCTATACAGATACAAGCCTTTACTTCTCTGTAAAAACACCCGTGATCCCTAAAGACGACGATGCCCTGATGGAAGCATTTTCCGGAGCCGGCAGTACGGAAGAAAATACGGACCATGCCTATAAGGTGAAGAACAAAACTTTCCGCTCAGACAGTACAGGGGAAGAAGTAAAAGTAGTGTTCCAGAAATTCAACCGTTATTACAGCACTAAGGACAGTGCGCAATTCTGGGGAAGAGAGATCGACAACCTGACAGACCAGGGGGACCTGGTGATCCATAGTAAAAAGTATGAACGTTTACCCGGCTGGGAAAGCACCCTGCTGCAAATGCGGGATACCAACAGCACCAGGAACTTCTACTGCAAAGTATTTGTGCGCAATGGTGCCCAGTACACGCTCTCTGCTGTTACCGATAATATCAAGGGCCCCTCTTCTTTCATCACTTCTTTCTTTGATACTTTTACGCCCGGGGATACCGTATTCGGTAAATCCATTTACCTGAGCAAAGCCCCGGAGTTCTTCGCTGATTTTAACAGTAAAGACAGCACTACCCGCCAGCAGGCAAAGAGTTCCATCAGCACCGTTCATTATAAAGATGAACATGCGCCGGAACTGATCAGGCTTATAAAGAGCTGGGGAGCCGGTGAAAAGAATTACCTGGAAGTGAAGAACGACCTTATTGCAGAACTGGGTTACATCAGCCATCCGGAAATACTGCCCTTCCTCGAAAGCGCTTACCTCGCTGCTAACGATACCGCCAGCCTGCAACGCAACATCCTGGAAAGTTTATTGAAACAGCAAACCATGGAAGCAGATAAAGTGTTCAGCAACCTGGTATTGAAAGAGATCCCCATTTTCAGTAACGAGGATAATATCTACGCTATGCTGTCTCCCCTCCGGGATTCACTGCAACTCAGCAAATCCCTTTTCCCTGATCTGCTCCAGCTCACCGCGCTCACGGATTATAAAGAACCGGTATACAGCCTGCTCGCTACTATGCTGGACAGTAACGTGATCCAGCCATCGCTGTACGAGCATCATATCAGCCAGATTGCTTTTGATGCCCGGATAGCGCTGCAAAAAGAAATAGCAGATGAACAGGAGCAAATAGACGAGGACGACGATAATGATATAGAAAGCCGCTTTCACCCCAATAATGTACTGCACGAATACGCGGTACTGCTATTGCCTTACCGCAACACAAACAAGAATGCGGAAAGGTTCTTTAGTCGTTATGAAAGCACAAAGAATCCTTTACAGCAGATCCTGCTGGCGCAGTTATACCTCCGGCACAAGCTGCCGGTAGCAGACAGCCTGCTGCAACAGATCGCCGCGCAGGAGAAATACCGTGTTGCCTTATGGGAAGCCCTGGAGGAAATACAACAGCTTGATAAATTCCCAAAAGCTTATAAAAAGCAGGAATCCATTGCCAGGAGCGTTTTATATGGCATGGTGGATTACAACACCAGGATCGATTCCATAGTGTTGCTGGGTAAACAGCATACTACCCACCGTTTCAAAAAGGGCAACGTTTACCTGTATAAATACAAACAGAAGGAAGAAGATACCTGGTACCTTGGTATCAGCGGCCTCCAGCCGGAGGATGAAAAGCAGTCTTCCAGCAACGAATCCCTCACACAGCTCACGGATATCCGTTATGATGCAGACAGGTCTGTACCTGAACAATTCATCAAAGTGATCCGCCAGGTGAAATACAAGAACCGTTACCGGTGGGACAATGACATGAACCTGGGAGCTATGCTCAACGCGAACTGA
- the mgtE gene encoding magnesium transporter, translating into MENEVLLERFEQLAHEQNFRELKDFLDDQLITDIAELIYEVPEQAALIINQLTLGRAAAAFRILEFPTQEDIIRDLPAHKIAELLNELPPDDRTAFLEELPSQAVTELIKLLNPEERKITLALLGYPENSVGRIMTPDYIAAKSHWTVAKVLNHIRMYGRDSETIDVIYIIDNQGKLLDDFRIREFLLVSPDTLVESLMDHRFVSLHVNDEQEEAVQVFRLENRVALPVLDDAGVMLGIVTIDDMLWILNEEHTEDIQKIGGTEALDEPYLDMPLLRLVQKRVGWLIILFIGEMLTASVMAYFEDEIAKAVVLAMFIPLIISSGGNSGSQASTLIIQAMALGELTIKDWWRVMRREIISGVLLGSALGIIGFIRILIWNSFFHTYGDHTVLIGLTLGVSLIGVVLWGTLSGSMLPLILKKAGADPASSSAPFVATLVDVTGLLIYFSVAYIFLKGILL; encoded by the coding sequence ATGGAAAATGAAGTATTACTGGAAAGGTTTGAGCAACTGGCTCATGAGCAGAACTTCCGGGAGTTAAAGGACTTCCTGGACGATCAGCTCATTACCGATATTGCTGAACTTATTTACGAGGTGCCGGAACAGGCAGCCCTGATCATTAATCAACTTACGCTTGGGCGTGCTGCCGCCGCATTCAGGATCCTTGAATTTCCCACACAGGAAGATATCATCCGGGACCTGCCGGCACATAAGATAGCAGAACTGCTCAATGAACTGCCGCCGGACGACAGGACGGCCTTCCTGGAAGAACTCCCCAGCCAGGCAGTAACAGAGCTCATTAAACTACTGAACCCGGAAGAACGAAAGATCACCCTCGCCCTCCTGGGTTACCCGGAGAACAGTGTAGGCCGGATCATGACGCCGGACTATATAGCCGCCAAATCTCACTGGACGGTAGCCAAGGTGCTCAACCACATCCGGATGTATGGCCGGGATTCTGAAACCATTGATGTTATTTATATCATAGATAACCAGGGTAAACTGCTGGACGATTTCCGGATCCGCGAATTCCTGCTGGTATCTCCTGATACCCTGGTGGAATCCCTGATGGACCACCGCTTTGTTTCCCTCCATGTAAACGATGAACAGGAAGAAGCGGTACAGGTGTTCAGGTTAGAAAATCGTGTAGCCCTTCCGGTGTTGGACGATGCCGGTGTTATGCTGGGGATTGTTACCATCGACGATATGTTATGGATCTTAAATGAAGAACATACGGAAGACATCCAGAAGATCGGGGGTACCGAGGCTTTGGATGAACCTTACCTGGATATGCCCTTACTTCGGTTGGTTCAGAAACGGGTGGGCTGGCTGATCATCCTGTTCATTGGTGAAATGCTCACCGCTTCCGTAATGGCTTATTTTGAAGATGAGATCGCCAAGGCGGTTGTGCTGGCCATGTTCATTCCCCTCATTATTTCCAGTGGCGGTAACAGCGGTTCACAGGCTTCCACACTGATCATCCAGGCCATGGCCCTGGGTGAATTAACCATCAAAGACTGGTGGAGGGTGATGCGAAGGGAGATCATTTCCGGTGTACTACTGGGTTCGGCCCTGGGCATTATTGGTTTTATCAGGATCCTGATCTGGAACTCCTTCTTCCATACTTACGGCGATCATACGGTGCTTATTGGTCTTACACTGGGCGTATCATTGATAGGCGTAGTATTATGGGGCACCTTATCCGGTTCCATGCTGCCATTGATATTGAAAAAAGCAGGTGCTGACCCTGCCAGTTCCTCTGCGCCATTTGTGGCCACACTGGTGGATGTTACCGGATTACTGATCTATTTCTCTGTCGCGTATATTTTCCTGAAAGGTATCCTGCTTTAA
- a CDS encoding histidine phosphatase family protein: MISRKMMYGTVLVITLLTACGPAPVKQERVQVPVTEDSTFLTGTFFVVRHAEKNPGADSTLTEAGLKRAGKLYRMLKDSGITRIYSTPFKRTLQTGDSLRILGKIDTALYKPDSTGESLLYEISRNNDWGKKILVIGHSNTLIPILKSLNTFPRDTIRDEDYNFLFMVYKGRKMAKLIRTKY, encoded by the coding sequence ATGATCTCACGCAAAATGATGTACGGCACAGTATTGGTAATCACGCTGTTAACAGCTTGCGGGCCTGCGCCTGTGAAGCAGGAGCGGGTACAGGTGCCTGTTACGGAAGATAGCACTTTTCTTACAGGTACTTTCTTTGTGGTACGTCATGCGGAAAAGAACCCGGGAGCAGACTCCACATTAACCGAAGCCGGTTTGAAACGGGCCGGGAAGTTATACAGGATGCTGAAAGATTCCGGTATTACACGGATCTATTCCACACCATTCAAACGCACTTTGCAAACAGGCGATTCTTTGCGCATCCTGGGTAAGATAGATACTGCCTTATATAAACCGGATAGCACAGGAGAATCGCTGTTGTATGAGATCAGCCGTAATAACGACTGGGGTAAAAAGATCCTCGTGATCGGTCATAGCAATACCCTCATTCCCATCCTGAAAAGCCTGAACACTTTTCCGAGGGATACCATCCGGGATGAAGATTATAACTTCCTGTTCATGGTATATAAAGGAAGGAAAATGGCGAAGCTGATCAGAACGAAATATTAA